One part of the Halostagnicola larsenii XH-48 genome encodes these proteins:
- a CDS encoding sugar phosphate isomerase/epimerase family protein, protein MEIGVLTVALAGESLEDTFAYLEEQGVDAVEIACGGFVGDDHLPQETYLDDEDAHAELMALLDMYDLHISALATHNNPLHPDDERAAEADEELRGAIRLANQLGVDTVTTFSGLPAGGPADEVPNWITAPWPPEHLSAHEYQWEVAVDYWSELAEFADDHGVNVGLEMHPNMFIYEPHGLLDLREETNERIGANYDPSHLVWQGIDITESIRLLGEEDAIHHFHAKDTKVYDANSREKGVLDTTPYTDEINRSWLFRSIGYGHGEEFWKDIVSTLRMVDYDGVLSIEHEDSLTSPNEGLEKAIDVLDRAVFETTPGDAYWA, encoded by the coding sequence ATGGAGATCGGAGTATTAACAGTTGCACTCGCTGGTGAATCGCTTGAGGATACCTTCGCGTACCTCGAAGAACAGGGAGTTGATGCGGTCGAAATCGCCTGTGGCGGATTCGTCGGTGACGACCACCTGCCCCAGGAGACGTATCTAGACGACGAGGATGCTCATGCCGAGTTGATGGCGTTACTCGATATGTACGATTTGCACATTTCAGCACTGGCGACCCACAACAACCCACTTCATCCCGACGACGAGCGTGCAGCCGAGGCTGACGAAGAACTTCGGGGGGCGATCCGTCTCGCGAACCAACTCGGCGTCGATACAGTTACCACCTTTTCCGGCCTGCCAGCTGGCGGTCCCGCCGATGAGGTCCCAAACTGGATCACGGCACCGTGGCCGCCGGAACATTTGTCGGCTCACGAGTATCAGTGGGAGGTTGCCGTCGATTATTGGTCCGAACTCGCGGAATTTGCCGACGATCACGGCGTGAACGTCGGCCTCGAGATGCACCCCAACATGTTCATCTACGAGCCGCATGGATTGCTTGACTTACGAGAGGAGACCAACGAGCGCATCGGTGCGAACTACGATCCGTCCCATCTCGTGTGGCAAGGAATCGATATTACAGAATCGATCCGATTGCTTGGCGAGGAGGACGCGATTCATCACTTCCACGCCAAGGATACGAAGGTTTACGACGCTAATTCCCGGGAGAAAGGAGTACTCGATACGACACCGTATACGGACGAAATCAACCGCTCGTGGCTGTTTCGTTCGATCGGCTACGGTCATGGAGAGGAGTTCTGGAAGGACATCGTCTCGACCCTTCGAATGGTCGACTACGACGGTGTGCTTAGTATCGAACACGAGGATTCGCTGACCTCGCCCAACGAAGGCCTCGAGAAGGCGATCGATGTCCTTGACCGTGCCGTTTTCGAAACGACGCCTGGCGACGCCTACTGGGCCTAA
- a CDS encoding Gfo/Idh/MocA family protein encodes MHPVNVGIVGCGTICDAYLSNATQFDQYRITTCADIDRDRAESKAAEYGIEAVEVPELLDDPAIDIVLNLTPPTVHAEVCTEVLEAEKHVYTEKPFATTVADADAIRELAADRGLFVGSAPDTFLGAGLQTCRTVIDEGRIGRPVGATAIWTSSGHETWHPNPDLYYQEGGGPLFDMGPYYVTALVFLLGPARRVAGSIGRASDKRTITSEPRHGETVDVEVPTHEAGVVDFESGAIANVLTSFDVQDSTLPAPAFELYGTDGTLRLTNPNNFDGTVQVSSRKTDGWEDIPYTHEYTGGRGVGVADMALAIRSDWDHRTSGELAEHVLEVLSGIRSSSTESEYVALEADCDQPAALPRTFPDGIDSSNED; translated from the coding sequence ATGCATCCAGTCAATGTTGGGATCGTCGGATGTGGAACGATTTGTGATGCGTACCTTTCGAATGCAACACAGTTTGATCAGTATCGGATCACGACCTGTGCCGACATCGATCGTGACCGTGCTGAATCCAAAGCGGCCGAGTACGGAATCGAGGCCGTCGAGGTTCCGGAGTTGCTTGACGATCCGGCGATCGATATTGTTTTAAACCTGACACCTCCGACGGTTCACGCCGAGGTCTGCACGGAAGTTCTCGAGGCCGAAAAACACGTTTATACCGAAAAGCCGTTCGCAACGACGGTGGCGGATGCCGACGCGATCCGCGAGCTGGCAGCCGATCGCGGCCTGTTCGTTGGGTCGGCTCCGGATACCTTCCTCGGTGCCGGTTTACAGACGTGCCGCACAGTTATCGATGAGGGCCGGATCGGGAGGCCGGTTGGGGCGACCGCGATATGGACATCTTCGGGCCATGAGACTTGGCATCCGAACCCGGATCTCTACTATCAGGAAGGCGGGGGACCGCTGTTCGATATGGGCCCCTATTACGTGACGGCGCTGGTCTTTCTGCTTGGTCCCGCGCGACGGGTTGCTGGTTCGATCGGACGGGCATCCGACAAGCGGACGATCACGAGCGAGCCTCGCCACGGCGAGACGGTCGATGTCGAGGTACCAACCCACGAAGCCGGCGTCGTCGACTTTGAATCGGGCGCGATTGCGAACGTTCTGACGAGCTTCGATGTTCAGGATTCGACCTTGCCAGCGCCGGCGTTCGAACTCTACGGGACGGACGGGACGCTCCGTCTCACTAATCCGAACAACTTCGATGGAACGGTACAGGTTTCCAGCCGCAAAACTGATGGATGGGAGGATATCCCGTACACACACGAGTACACGGGTGGTCGTGGTGTCGGCGTCGCCGACATGGCACTCGCGATTCGGTCCGACTGGGATCACCGCACGAGCGGTGAGCTGGCCGAGCACGTTCTCGAGGTCCTCTCCGGGATCCGATCGTCTTCCACCGAAAGCGAGTATGTGGCGCTCGAGGCCGACTGCGATCAACCGGCGGCGCTTCCACGGACGTTTCCGGACGGTATCGATTCGTCGAACGAGGACTGA
- a CDS encoding Gfo/Idh/MocA family protein, which yields MSLTVPFSKRRLATPTGPKVNRMSNDPLTVGMLGIGLWAKPHSSALERLHCFPAVPGVERQIMIGRYEEGVADAAERLNFTPTGTNWENIVDEVDVLYNLGPNAIHADPAIAALEAVASVFCEKPLVHTLKDAEQMHEAAKNAAGTAGIAFNYRFIPPIQYTKKLVDSGELGEVHHVRGQYP from the coding sequence ATGTCCTTGACCGTGCCGTTTTCGAAACGACGCCTGGCGACGCCTACTGGGCCTAAAGTCAATAGAATGAGCAACGACCCACTGACGGTCGGTATGCTGGGTATCGGTTTATGGGCCAAGCCCCACTCGAGTGCACTCGAGCGTCTCCACTGTTTTCCGGCGGTTCCAGGAGTCGAACGTCAGATAATGATTGGCCGATACGAAGAGGGAGTTGCCGACGCTGCCGAACGGCTCAACTTCACCCCTACCGGTACGAACTGGGAGAACATCGTTGACGAGGTTGATGTCCTCTACAACCTCGGGCCAAACGCGATCCACGCTGATCCAGCGATTGCAGCCCTTGAGGCAGTTGCGTCGGTGTTCTGTGAGAAACCGCTGGTCCACACTCTCAAGGATGCAGAGCAGATGCACGAGGCCGCCAAGAATGCGGCGGGAACTGCAGGGATCGCGTTCAACTACCGATTCATCCCCCCGATTCAGTACACGAAGAAGCTCGTCGATTCCGGCGAACTTGGTGAAGTCCATCACGTGCGCGGGCAGTACCCATAG
- a CDS encoding family 4 glycosyl hydrolase, which translates to MHRLQRSADERVSQRVKIGYIGGGSQGWAHTLINDLGQCSDLTGEVALYDVNYEAATRNAELGNQVMARDDAVGDWQFEAYHEMAGALEGADFVICSIQDPPEETFVHDIDVPQKYGVYQTVADTVGPGGIMRALRAIPQYREIAATVRDWCPDAWVINYTNPMTVCTRSLYEEYPDINAIGLCHEVHPYQDLFAEIAEAHVDEATNVSRNEIDISVKGINHFTWIDDAYWRDHDLVQYLDAELEKRKPIPGYEPGDMDGESFWINNFQIAFDMYERFGVLGAAGDRHLAEFVPWYLDINDPEEIHRWGIRLTPSSARISDGDAPDKMRQYLTGAEEFEFGESWEEAVEIMRALAGGEPFKTHCNYPNTGQIAGLPKGAVVETNALFTGKGVTPLCAGTLPPQVRSMIERQITNQETLIEAGFDGDLDLAFQAFLNDPLVSIGRNEARDLFAELVEIERSYFEDYDLADATVLRE; encoded by the coding sequence ATGCATCGGCTACAGCGATCTGCAGATGAACGTGTGAGCCAACGGGTAAAGATAGGGTATATCGGCGGCGGAAGCCAGGGCTGGGCACATACGCTCATCAACGATTTGGGTCAGTGTTCGGACCTCACCGGCGAGGTAGCACTGTACGACGTCAACTACGAAGCGGCAACGAGAAACGCCGAGCTAGGAAATCAGGTCATGGCACGCGACGACGCAGTCGGTGACTGGCAGTTCGAAGCCTACCACGAAATGGCAGGCGCACTTGAGGGAGCGGATTTTGTGATCTGTTCGATTCAGGACCCTCCCGAGGAAACGTTCGTACACGATATTGATGTCCCACAGAAGTATGGGGTCTATCAGACTGTTGCAGATACGGTCGGCCCTGGTGGAATCATGCGCGCGCTCCGTGCAATCCCTCAGTACCGCGAAATCGCAGCGACGGTCCGTGACTGGTGTCCTGATGCGTGGGTCATCAATTATACGAATCCAATGACAGTTTGTACTCGCTCGCTCTACGAGGAGTACCCTGATATCAACGCTATCGGCCTCTGTCACGAGGTTCACCCGTACCAAGACCTTTTCGCAGAGATTGCCGAAGCCCATGTCGACGAGGCCACGAATGTCTCTCGGAACGAAATCGACATCTCTGTCAAGGGAATCAATCACTTCACGTGGATCGATGACGCCTACTGGCGTGATCATGATCTGGTCCAATATCTCGATGCAGAACTCGAGAAGCGAAAGCCGATTCCTGGCTACGAACCCGGAGACATGGACGGTGAATCGTTCTGGATAAACAACTTTCAGATCGCGTTCGACATGTACGAGCGGTTTGGCGTGTTAGGTGCGGCCGGGGACCGTCACCTTGCCGAGTTCGTTCCCTGGTATCTCGATATCAACGATCCGGAGGAGATTCACCGGTGGGGGATTCGCTTGACACCCAGTTCTGCCCGTATTAGTGACGGTGATGCTCCCGATAAAATGCGGCAGTATCTTACCGGCGCTGAAGAGTTCGAGTTCGGCGAGTCGTGGGAGGAGGCCGTCGAGATCATGCGCGCTCTGGCCGGCGGCGAACCGTTCAAAACCCATTGCAACTATCCGAACACCGGGCAGATTGCTGGCCTTCCCAAGGGTGCTGTCGTCGAGACTAATGCTCTCTTTACCGGGAAAGGCGTTACACCGTTGTGTGCGGGGACGCTTCCGCCACAGGTTCGTAGTATGATAGAACGCCAGATCACCAATCAGGAGACATTGATTGAGGCCGGATTCGACGGCGATCTCGATCTCGCCTTTCAGGCATTCCTCAACGACCCACTGGTCAGTATCGGCCGTAACGAAGCCCGTGATCTATTCGCCGAACTTGTCGAAATCGAGCGCAGTTATTTCGAGGACTATGATCTTGCGGACGCTACCGTCCTACGGGAGTGA
- a CDS encoding ThuA domain-containing protein: MSVDALAIGGNEFDFHEFTAVGPVLSDVFDGVAELNRTTDRNAVLELEAYDVMVDYTTKADWTEEQIEAISSFIATGGGYVGIHCAADVSSFIDEPCDEVASLIGGRFVTHPEMSELDIEIIEQNHPVMADVDTFRTYDEPYQLDWNDDRVTVLAEFTHESMGTMPAVWVRSVGEGRVFYCSLGHDAAAFEPNDVQTLLRNGLAWANRES, encoded by the coding sequence ATGAGCGTGGATGCACTAGCTATCGGCGGTAATGAGTTCGATTTCCACGAGTTTACGGCAGTCGGACCGGTGCTTTCCGATGTCTTCGATGGCGTCGCCGAACTTAACCGGACGACCGACCGTAACGCAGTCCTCGAACTCGAGGCGTACGACGTTATGGTCGACTACACGACAAAGGCTGACTGGACTGAGGAACAGATTGAGGCGATTAGTTCGTTTATCGCGACCGGAGGCGGATACGTTGGCATTCACTGCGCAGCGGATGTTAGCTCCTTTATCGACGAACCATGCGATGAGGTAGCATCACTTATTGGAGGACGGTTCGTCACACATCCCGAAATGTCCGAACTCGACATCGAAATCATTGAGCAGAACCACCCAGTGATGGCCGATGTCGATACCTTTCGAACGTACGATGAACCGTATCAGCTCGACTGGAACGATGACCGCGTCACTGTTCTCGCAGAATTTACTCACGAATCGATGGGGACGATGCCGGCTGTCTGGGTGCGATCCGTGGGAGAAGGGCGCGTGTTCTACTGCTCACTCGGACACGACGCCGCCGCGTTCGAACCTAACGACGTTCAGACACTGCTCAGGAATGGACTCGCGTGGGCGAACAGAGAGAGTTAG
- a CDS encoding alpha/beta hydrolase family protein, translated as MTQQQEFQQQLLQTAARKHGYDGQTGQAFTSWQNSVQQELATVLGFPEIHAASTDEIESRQLETESRADHERQKWTIRTEDGIHVPFYLLVPDEGEPPYPVVLAVHGHTEDGKELTVGNIPDDRIEIYQEHRDFGRQAVQRGYATLVPDLRAFGELAGPKIEKDGYRSCTRMQKISQLFGRTLAGERTWDVLRLVDFVENEEILDDSRIAITGHSGGAAVSMFAAALDERLSPVALNAYFCTFKDSIIAIDHCECNYVPGIFRLGEMWDIAGAIAPRQLTIATGDEDPIFPINGTKRAFSRLEQIYLNAGAEDACELFVGSGAHRYYPKGVWPTIEKHL; from the coding sequence ATGACCCAACAACAGGAGTTTCAGCAGCAACTCCTTCAAACAGCCGCCCGCAAGCACGGGTACGATGGACAGACCGGACAGGCGTTTACATCCTGGCAGAACTCCGTTCAGCAGGAATTAGCAACAGTGCTAGGATTTCCTGAGATTCACGCTGCTAGTACGGACGAAATTGAGTCAAGACAACTCGAGACCGAATCGAGAGCCGATCACGAACGACAGAAATGGACGATTCGAACGGAAGATGGAATTCATGTTCCGTTTTATCTGCTCGTTCCAGACGAGGGTGAGCCACCGTACCCCGTTGTGCTCGCGGTTCACGGTCACACCGAAGACGGCAAAGAATTGACCGTTGGAAACATCCCCGATGATCGAATAGAGATTTATCAGGAGCATCGGGATTTCGGTCGACAGGCTGTCCAACGAGGGTATGCGACTCTCGTACCAGACTTGCGAGCGTTCGGCGAATTGGCAGGCCCAAAAATCGAGAAAGACGGCTATCGGTCGTGTACACGAATGCAGAAAATCTCGCAGCTATTCGGTCGAACGCTTGCAGGGGAACGAACATGGGATGTTCTCCGGCTCGTCGACTTCGTCGAAAACGAGGAGATACTGGACGATAGTCGGATCGCTATCACAGGACATTCCGGCGGAGCCGCGGTGTCAATGTTCGCGGCAGCACTGGACGAACGATTGAGTCCTGTCGCGCTGAACGCCTACTTTTGTACGTTCAAAGATTCGATCATCGCTATCGATCACTGTGAATGTAACTACGTACCGGGCATCTTCCGTCTCGGCGAAATGTGGGACATTGCCGGGGCGATTGCTCCCCGCCAGCTCACCATCGCCACCGGCGATGAAGATCCGATTTTCCCCATCAATGGGACGAAGCGTGCGTTTTCACGCCTGGAACAGATATATCTGAATGCCGGTGCAGAAGATGCGTGCGAACTGTTTGTAGGGTCTGGAGCACATCGGTACTACCCGAAGGGAGTCTGGCCAACCATCGAAAAGCACCTGTGA
- a CDS encoding mandelate racemase/muconate lactonizing enzyme family protein codes for MDIATINGYPLSSPIDPVQKRPFFGGERHLRKRDVVLVVVETRDGRQGVATAGASSSAMREYFEGDSQGTFADIVEDSVADALEGETIDEITDAHDLLAATNLPAHLETEAISAIDVALYDIRGKELGAPIYELLAAEYESEPTTEMPLYASAGMYMEPEGYVEQARALEELGFFGYKYRPGIGPDGDRRTVDLLAEAVDEIELMLDVHTWWKLGESYGRETVRELVEHAADRGAYWIEEPVEPADHAGYVELAETGAPLAGGESEESPAGLVKLGETGAVEFLQGDVRHHEGFTGCRDAVEYCDGRDVEFVPHNFGTWLGLQANAHLVAAAPDVTLLEYPVFEDDPALAEATIDPGMYPFDLAFDIIEGQPDIEDGYLSVSDAPGLGVEVDLDVLEEYPFVDGAWTEFHYDDE; via the coding sequence ATGGACATAGCTACGATAAATGGATATCCGCTTTCCTCACCGATCGATCCGGTACAGAAACGTCCGTTCTTCGGCGGAGAGCGACACCTTCGCAAACGAGATGTCGTTCTCGTCGTCGTCGAGACGCGAGACGGTCGGCAGGGCGTCGCGACGGCGGGCGCGAGCAGTTCCGCAATGCGCGAGTACTTCGAAGGCGATTCCCAGGGAACGTTCGCAGACATCGTCGAGGACTCGGTTGCAGACGCCCTCGAGGGTGAAACGATCGACGAGATCACCGACGCTCACGACCTGCTCGCTGCGACGAATCTCCCCGCCCACCTCGAGACGGAAGCGATTTCGGCGATCGACGTCGCACTGTACGATATCCGCGGAAAGGAACTGGGCGCGCCGATATACGAACTGCTGGCAGCGGAGTACGAGAGCGAGCCGACGACCGAGATGCCGCTGTACGCCAGCGCCGGGATGTACATGGAGCCGGAAGGGTACGTCGAGCAGGCTCGAGCGCTCGAGGAACTGGGCTTTTTCGGCTACAAGTATCGCCCCGGGATCGGTCCCGACGGCGACCGGCGAACGGTCGACCTGCTGGCCGAGGCGGTCGACGAAATCGAGCTCATGCTCGACGTGCACACCTGGTGGAAACTCGGCGAATCCTACGGCCGCGAGACGGTCCGAGAGCTGGTCGAGCACGCCGCCGACCGCGGCGCGTACTGGATCGAGGAACCGGTCGAACCCGCCGATCACGCGGGCTACGTCGAACTGGCAGAAACCGGCGCGCCGCTGGCCGGCGGGGAAAGCGAGGAATCTCCGGCCGGACTCGTCAAACTCGGCGAGACCGGCGCGGTCGAGTTCCTGCAGGGCGACGTACGCCATCACGAGGGCTTTACGGGCTGTCGGGACGCAGTCGAGTACTGCGACGGACGCGACGTCGAGTTCGTGCCGCACAACTTCGGTACCTGGCTTGGCCTCCAGGCCAACGCACACCTCGTCGCCGCGGCACCGGACGTCACCCTGCTCGAGTACCCCGTCTTCGAGGACGATCCGGCGCTCGCCGAGGCGACGATCGATCCGGGAATGTACCCGTTCGATCTCGCGTTCGACATCATCGAGGGGCAACCCGATATCGAAGACGGATACCTGAGCGTTTCGGACGCGCCCGGACTCGGCGTCGAGGTCGACCTCGACGTGCTCGAAGAGTACCCGTTCGTCGACGGTGCGTGGACGGAGTTCCACTACGACGACGAGTAG